In Crinalium epipsammum PCC 9333, the following are encoded in one genomic region:
- the panB gene encoding 3-methyl-2-oxobutanoate hydroxymethyltransferase: MAVTTQQLIQWKQQARPIVVLTAWDYAIAQLLDASGVDVVLVGDSLGMVTLGYETTLPVTLEEMLHHAKAVRRGVQQALVVVDLPFLSYQESPQQAIHSAGRVLKETGAQAVKLEGGYPAMAETVGRLVKAGIPVLGHIGLTPQSVHQLGYRQQGKTADAGERILGEAIALEQAGAFGIVLEHIPASLAAQITQKLTIPTIGIGAGSDCDGQVLVTADVLGLSQRQPPFAKSYVNLREIITQAVTDFSGEVRERNFP; the protein is encoded by the coding sequence ATGGCAGTTACCACCCAACAATTGATCCAATGGAAACAACAGGCGCGTCCAATTGTTGTGCTGACAGCTTGGGATTATGCGATCGCTCAACTGTTGGATGCTTCAGGGGTTGATGTTGTCCTAGTAGGCGATTCCCTGGGGATGGTGACGTTGGGATATGAAACTACTCTACCAGTCACGTTGGAGGAGATGCTGCACCATGCTAAAGCGGTGCGTAGAGGTGTGCAACAAGCTTTAGTAGTTGTGGATTTGCCGTTTTTAAGTTATCAAGAAAGTCCACAGCAAGCGATACATTCTGCTGGTCGGGTTTTGAAGGAAACGGGGGCGCAAGCAGTAAAGTTAGAAGGTGGATATCCAGCGATGGCTGAAACTGTAGGACGTTTGGTAAAGGCTGGTATTCCGGTATTAGGTCATATTGGTTTAACGCCTCAGTCTGTACATCAGCTTGGCTATCGTCAACAGGGGAAAACGGCTGATGCAGGTGAGCGTATTTTAGGGGAAGCGATCGCGCTAGAACAAGCGGGAGCGTTTGGGATTGTTCTTGAGCATATTCCCGCCTCTTTAGCAGCGCAGATTACACAAAAATTAACTATTCCTACAATCGGAATTGGCGCGGGATCTGATTGTGATGGACAAGTATTGGTAACGGCTGATGTTTTAGGACTTTCACAGCGACAACCACCGTTTGCTAAATCTTATGTAAATTTGCGAGAAATAATTACTCAAGCGGTAACAGATTTTAGTGGTGAGGTAAGAGAGCGAAATTTCCCATAA
- a CDS encoding type II toxin-antitoxin system HicA family toxin: MKVRELIRLLEDDGWYLARTRGSHRQFYHPEKTGVVTVPGKFSKDVPIGTLKAIFKQAQLGDEDEI; this comes from the coding sequence ATGAAAGTTCGTGAACTCATCCGACTCTTAGAGGACGATGGATGGTATCTAGCTAGAACTAGAGGTAGCCATCGTCAGTTCTACCATCCTGAGAAAACTGGAGTCGTAACAGTCCCAGGAAAATTTTCAAAGGATGTGCCAATTGGGACGCTGAAAGCAATTTTTAAACAAGCTCAATTAGGAGACGAGGATGAAATATAA
- a CDS encoding type II toxin-antitoxin system HicB family antitoxin, producing the protein MKYKYEIIIEKAENNYSAFSPDVPGCITVGDTVEETLQEMEEAIEFHLEGLKERGLPIPEPKTNHFYVEVNA; encoded by the coding sequence ATGAAATATAAGTACGAAATTATCATTGAAAAAGCTGAAAACAATTACTCAGCTTTTTCACCCGATGTCCCAGGATGTATCACAGTAGGTGACACGGTGGAGGAAACTTTACAGGAAATGGAAGAAGCTATCGAGTTTCACTTAGAAGGATTAAAAGAGCGCGGCTTACCTATTCCTGAACCTAAAACTAATCACTTCTATGTAGAAGTCAACGCTTAG